A stretch of Camelina sativa cultivar DH55 chromosome 18, Cs, whole genome shotgun sequence DNA encodes these proteins:
- the LOC104760849 gene encoding protein bicaudal C homolog 1-B-like, whose amino-acid sequence MYCDRVEADTGISKTLKNRLNGGSAHISSRVTQVTRKRGRADDDKWEHDLFEGYDEPQLSNRRIDPKDLRLKLRKKHHGLQSGGRAFSLSVGDLRNKLSGTVNPQSRRQAARPVISKVSGATKSETRTAPNGATKKKSQQNDASVDSFLESLGLEKYSTSFQVEEVDMDALMHMTDDDLKALLIPMGPRKKILLALGSKRG is encoded by the exons ATGTACTGTGATCGAGTGGAAGCTGATACTGGAATCAGCAAAACGTTAAAGAACCGTCTCAATGGCGGTTCCGCTCACATCTCTTCTCGCGTCACACAAGTCACGAGGAAGAG AGGAAGGGCGGATGATGATAAGTGGGAGCATGATCTTTTCGAAGGCTACGACGAGCCTCAGCTTTCAA ATCGCAGAATTGACCCTAAAGATCTCCGTTTGAAGCTTCGAAAGAAACATCATGGCTTGCAAAGTGGTGGACGAGCTTTTAGTTTGAGCGTTGGGGATCTACGGAATAAGCTCTCTGGGACTGTGAATCCACAATCTAGAAGGCAGGCTGCTAGACCTGTCATAAGTAAGGTTTCAGGTGCAACCAAATCTGAGACTAGAACGGCTCCGAACGGAGCAACCAAGAAGAAATCACAGCAG AATGATGCATCGGTTGATAGCTTCCTGGAATCATTGGGTCTCGAGAAATATTCCACCTCATTTCAAGTGGAAGAA GTTGATATGGATGCTCTAATGCATATGACAGATGATGACCTCAAAGCTCTGCTCATACCAATG GGACCTAGGAAGAAGATACTTCTTGCTTTGGGATCTAAACGTGGATAG
- the LOC104760850 gene encoding putative small ubiquitin-related modifier 4: MSTTTKVYERRKVKKEGAKRNVASESAHVTLNVKGQDEEEVRVFKVRRKTKLIKLMQYYSDMRGVEWNTFRFLLDGSRIREYHTPDDLELKDGDEIDAMLYQESGFGPSSSIIFRV, translated from the exons ATGTCAACGACGACCAAAGTTTATGAAAGGAGGAAGGTGAAGAAGGAAGGGGCAAAGCGTAATGTTGCATCGGAGTCAGCTCATGTTACTTTGAACGTGAAGGGTCAG GACGAGGAAGAGGTTAGAGTGTTCAAGGTGAGAAGGAAGACTAAGTTGATTAAGTTGATGCAATATTACAGCGATATGAGAGGTGTCGAGTGGAACACATTTCGCTTTCTATTGGATGGCTCGAGAATTCGGGAGTACCATACTCCGGATGAC ctgGAGCTTAAGGATGGAGATGAAATTGACGCAATGTTGTATCAAGAAAGTGGTTTTGGTCCATCGTCTTCTATAATATTTAGAGTTTGA
- the LOC104760851 gene encoding UBX domain-containing protein 1-like isoform X3 yields MASHIETDAVEVNRGLLKELEDMGFSMARAAWALHHSGNSSLEEAVNWIIDHENDSQFEKMPLMEFNIEIESPNPYDDTTETSQARAKELMEQAHKLREEEDTKREREREKERIRAGKEMMETKRIAEENERRRKAEKDEEKKAREKIMVKVNEDKLKRKRRLGLPTETESASTSSTHVSPLNTKRVVMSPPSPASKAEEMRECLRSLRRNHKDEDPRITRKTFETLMTVVRNAANKPGEEKYRRIRLTNNLFHERVGRYSEGIEFLELCGFKRQDGSEFFSLPYRDVDINRLRDAAFQLNAAITNPFFGLLSTEAEDREQ; encoded by the exons ATGGCATCACATATTG AAACTGATGCAGTTGAGGTTAATCGTGGATTGCTGAAGGAGCTGGAAGATATGGGATTCTCGATGGCTCGAGCAGCCTGGGCTCTGCATCACTCTG GTAACTCTAGTCTTGAAGAAGCTGTGAACTGGATCATAGACCATGAGAATGATTCACAGTTTGAAAAAATGCCTTTG ATGGAATTTAACATTGAGATTGAGTCACCAAATCCATATGATGATACTACAGAAACTTCTCAGGCAAGAGCTAAAGAACTAAT GGAACAAGCTCATAaactaagagaagaagaagacactaaacgtgaaagagaaagagaaaag GAAAGGATAAGAGCAGGGAAAGAGATGATGGAAACAAAGAGAATTGCGGAAGAAAACGAAAGAAGACG GAAAGCTGAGAAAGATGAGGAGAAAAAAGCAAGGGAGAAAATTATGGTTAAAGTTAATGAAGACAAG CTGAAGAGAAAGCGGAGGCTTGGATTACCAACTGAAACAGAATCTGCTTCGACATCATCAACTCATGTTTCTCCACTTAATACTAAG AGGGTAGTAATGTCGCCGCCAAGCCCAGCCTCGAAAGCAGAGGAGATGAGGGAATGCTTAAGGTCATTAAGACGAAACCACAAA GATGAAGATCCAAGAATCACGAGGAAGACATTTGAAACGCTTATGACAGTTGTGAGGAACGCAGCTAATAAGCCAggtgaagaaaaatatagaagaatCCGTCTCACGAACAACTTGTTCCATGAGAGAGTTGGGAGATATAGCGAAGGTATTGAGTTCTTGGAGCTTTGTGGATTCAAGAGACAGGATGGATCTGAGTTCTTTTCTCTACCGTATCGTGATGTAGACATCAACCGGCTTCGAGACGCAGCATTTCAACTGAACGCTGCAATTACCAATCCCTTCTTCGGTCTTCTCTCCACGGAAGCTGAAGACCGTGAACAATAA
- the LOC104760851 gene encoding UBX domain-containing protein 1-B-like isoform X4, with protein MASHIETDAVEVNRGLLKELEDMGFSMARAAWALHHSGNSSLEEAVNWIIDHENDSQFEKMPLMEFNIEIESPNPYDDTTETSQARAKELMEQAHKLREEEDTKREREREKERIRAGKEMMETKRIAEENERRRKAEKDEEKKAREKIMVKVNEDKRKRRLGLPTETESASTSSTHVSPLNTKRVVMSPPSPASKAEEMRECLRSLRRNHKDEDPRITRKTFETLMTVVRNAANKPGEEKYRRIRLTNNLFHERVGRYSEGIEFLELCGFKRQDGSEFFSLPYRDVDINRLRDAAFQLNAAITNPFFGLLSTEAEDREQ; from the exons ATGGCATCACATATTG AAACTGATGCAGTTGAGGTTAATCGTGGATTGCTGAAGGAGCTGGAAGATATGGGATTCTCGATGGCTCGAGCAGCCTGGGCTCTGCATCACTCTG GTAACTCTAGTCTTGAAGAAGCTGTGAACTGGATCATAGACCATGAGAATGATTCACAGTTTGAAAAAATGCCTTTG ATGGAATTTAACATTGAGATTGAGTCACCAAATCCATATGATGATACTACAGAAACTTCTCAGGCAAGAGCTAAAGAACTAAT GGAACAAGCTCATAaactaagagaagaagaagacactaaacgtgaaagagaaagagaaaag GAAAGGATAAGAGCAGGGAAAGAGATGATGGAAACAAAGAGAATTGCGGAAGAAAACGAAAGAAGACG GAAAGCTGAGAAAGATGAGGAGAAAAAAGCAAGGGAGAAAATTATGGTTAAAGTTAATGAAGACAAG AGAAAGCGGAGGCTTGGATTACCAACTGAAACAGAATCTGCTTCGACATCATCAACTCATGTTTCTCCACTTAATACTAAG AGGGTAGTAATGTCGCCGCCAAGCCCAGCCTCGAAAGCAGAGGAGATGAGGGAATGCTTAAGGTCATTAAGACGAAACCACAAA GATGAAGATCCAAGAATCACGAGGAAGACATTTGAAACGCTTATGACAGTTGTGAGGAACGCAGCTAATAAGCCAggtgaagaaaaatatagaagaatCCGTCTCACGAACAACTTGTTCCATGAGAGAGTTGGGAGATATAGCGAAGGTATTGAGTTCTTGGAGCTTTGTGGATTCAAGAGACAGGATGGATCTGAGTTCTTTTCTCTACCGTATCGTGATGTAGACATCAACCGGCTTCGAGACGCAGCATTTCAACTGAACGCTGCAATTACCAATCCCTTCTTCGGTCTTCTCTCCACGGAAGCTGAAGACCGTGAACAATAA
- the LOC104760851 gene encoding UBX domain-containing protein 1-B-like isoform X2, with product MASHIETDAVEVNRGLLKELEDMGFSMARAAWALHHSGNSSLEEAVNWIIDHENDSQFEKMPLMEFNIEIESPNPYDDTTETSQARAKELMEQAHKLREEEDTKREREREKERIRAGKEMMETKRIAEENERRRNIALIRKAEKDEEKKAREKIMVKVNEDKRKRRLGLPTETESASTSSTHVSPLNTKRVVMSPPSPASKAEEMRECLRSLRRNHKDEDPRITRKTFETLMTVVRNAANKPGEEKYRRIRLTNNLFHERVGRYSEGIEFLELCGFKRQDGSEFFSLPYRDVDINRLRDAAFQLNAAITNPFFGLLSTEAEDREQ from the exons ATGGCATCACATATTG AAACTGATGCAGTTGAGGTTAATCGTGGATTGCTGAAGGAGCTGGAAGATATGGGATTCTCGATGGCTCGAGCAGCCTGGGCTCTGCATCACTCTG GTAACTCTAGTCTTGAAGAAGCTGTGAACTGGATCATAGACCATGAGAATGATTCACAGTTTGAAAAAATGCCTTTG ATGGAATTTAACATTGAGATTGAGTCACCAAATCCATATGATGATACTACAGAAACTTCTCAGGCAAGAGCTAAAGAACTAAT GGAACAAGCTCATAaactaagagaagaagaagacactaaacgtgaaagagaaagagaaaag GAAAGGATAAGAGCAGGGAAAGAGATGATGGAAACAAAGAGAATTGCGGAAGAAAACGAAAGAAGACG gaatATAGCTTTGATCAGGAAAGCTGAGAAAGATGAGGAGAAAAAAGCAAGGGAGAAAATTATGGTTAAAGTTAATGAAGACAAG AGAAAGCGGAGGCTTGGATTACCAACTGAAACAGAATCTGCTTCGACATCATCAACTCATGTTTCTCCACTTAATACTAAG AGGGTAGTAATGTCGCCGCCAAGCCCAGCCTCGAAAGCAGAGGAGATGAGGGAATGCTTAAGGTCATTAAGACGAAACCACAAA GATGAAGATCCAAGAATCACGAGGAAGACATTTGAAACGCTTATGACAGTTGTGAGGAACGCAGCTAATAAGCCAggtgaagaaaaatatagaagaatCCGTCTCACGAACAACTTGTTCCATGAGAGAGTTGGGAGATATAGCGAAGGTATTGAGTTCTTGGAGCTTTGTGGATTCAAGAGACAGGATGGATCTGAGTTCTTTTCTCTACCGTATCGTGATGTAGACATCAACCGGCTTCGAGACGCAGCATTTCAACTGAACGCTGCAATTACCAATCCCTTCTTCGGTCTTCTCTCCACGGAAGCTGAAGACCGTGAACAATAA
- the LOC104760851 gene encoding UBX domain-containing protein 1-like isoform X1 → MASHIETDAVEVNRGLLKELEDMGFSMARAAWALHHSGNSSLEEAVNWIIDHENDSQFEKMPLMEFNIEIESPNPYDDTTETSQARAKELMEQAHKLREEEDTKREREREKERIRAGKEMMETKRIAEENERRRNIALIRKAEKDEEKKAREKIMVKVNEDKLKRKRRLGLPTETESASTSSTHVSPLNTKRVVMSPPSPASKAEEMRECLRSLRRNHKDEDPRITRKTFETLMTVVRNAANKPGEEKYRRIRLTNNLFHERVGRYSEGIEFLELCGFKRQDGSEFFSLPYRDVDINRLRDAAFQLNAAITNPFFGLLSTEAEDREQ, encoded by the exons ATGGCATCACATATTG AAACTGATGCAGTTGAGGTTAATCGTGGATTGCTGAAGGAGCTGGAAGATATGGGATTCTCGATGGCTCGAGCAGCCTGGGCTCTGCATCACTCTG GTAACTCTAGTCTTGAAGAAGCTGTGAACTGGATCATAGACCATGAGAATGATTCACAGTTTGAAAAAATGCCTTTG ATGGAATTTAACATTGAGATTGAGTCACCAAATCCATATGATGATACTACAGAAACTTCTCAGGCAAGAGCTAAAGAACTAAT GGAACAAGCTCATAaactaagagaagaagaagacactaaacgtgaaagagaaagagaaaag GAAAGGATAAGAGCAGGGAAAGAGATGATGGAAACAAAGAGAATTGCGGAAGAAAACGAAAGAAGACG gaatATAGCTTTGATCAGGAAAGCTGAGAAAGATGAGGAGAAAAAAGCAAGGGAGAAAATTATGGTTAAAGTTAATGAAGACAAG CTGAAGAGAAAGCGGAGGCTTGGATTACCAACTGAAACAGAATCTGCTTCGACATCATCAACTCATGTTTCTCCACTTAATACTAAG AGGGTAGTAATGTCGCCGCCAAGCCCAGCCTCGAAAGCAGAGGAGATGAGGGAATGCTTAAGGTCATTAAGACGAAACCACAAA GATGAAGATCCAAGAATCACGAGGAAGACATTTGAAACGCTTATGACAGTTGTGAGGAACGCAGCTAATAAGCCAggtgaagaaaaatatagaagaatCCGTCTCACGAACAACTTGTTCCATGAGAGAGTTGGGAGATATAGCGAAGGTATTGAGTTCTTGGAGCTTTGTGGATTCAAGAGACAGGATGGATCTGAGTTCTTTTCTCTACCGTATCGTGATGTAGACATCAACCGGCTTCGAGACGCAGCATTTCAACTGAACGCTGCAATTACCAATCCCTTCTTCGGTCTTCTCTCCACGGAAGCTGAAGACCGTGAACAATAA
- the LOC104760852 gene encoding small ubiquitin-related modifier 1-like isoform X2, producing the protein MIDFLIGLDRYVGVPIPAPTDGNCSNNNEGGVPDHEENKIVLQDDSVRHFKMKRTMRFKKLMKSYCELQNLDFYNIVFFCYARRLNPEQTPDELDMEDGDEIEAFIGWPM; encoded by the exons ATGATCgattttcttattggtttagACCGGTATGTCGGGGTGccaattcccgcaccaacagACGGCAACTGCAGCAACAACAATGAAGGAGGAGTACCCGATCACGAAGAGAACAAAATCGTACTCCAA GATGATAGTGTGAGACACTTCAAGATGAAAAGAACCATGAGGTTTAAAAAACTCATGAAAAGCTACTGTGAGCTTCAAAATCTTGATTTCTACAACATCGTCTTCTTCTGCTATGCTCGTCGTCTCAATCCTGAACAAACACCTGATGAG CTTGATATGGAAGATGGAGATGAAATCGAAGCATTTATTGGTTGGCCGATGTAG
- the LOC104760852 gene encoding small ubiquitin-related modifier 1-like isoform X1, translating to MIDFLIGLDRYVGVPIPAPTDGNCSNNNEGGVPDHEENKIVLQVRFNCQDDSVRHFKMKRTMRFKKLMKSYCELQNLDFYNIVFFCYARRLNPEQTPDELDMEDGDEIEAFIGWPM from the exons ATGATCgattttcttattggtttagACCGGTATGTCGGGGTGccaattcccgcaccaacagACGGCAACTGCAGCAACAACAATGAAGGAGGAGTACCCGATCACGAAGAGAACAAAATCGTACTCCAAGTAAGATTTAATTGTCAG GATGATAGTGTGAGACACTTCAAGATGAAAAGAACCATGAGGTTTAAAAAACTCATGAAAAGCTACTGTGAGCTTCAAAATCTTGATTTCTACAACATCGTCTTCTTCTGCTATGCTCGTCGTCTCAATCCTGAACAAACACCTGATGAG CTTGATATGGAAGATGGAGATGAAATCGAAGCATTTATTGGTTGGCCGATGTAG